A genome region from Thalassotalea euphylliae includes the following:
- a CDS encoding TlpA disulfide reductase family protein encodes MTMKKIFAPLTHRLLTILSIALMLVFSSQVLAKHAKLVELEKSLANHKGQVIYLDFWASWCIPCKASFPWMNEMQQKYQSQGLKIITVNLDADKAHALAFLQEHPADFDVIYDPNGKIARHFKLPGMPSSMIFNRAGELVETHVGFTEEKKVKYQQSLSRLLMEQ; translated from the coding sequence ATGACTATGAAAAAGATATTTGCTCCTCTGACTCATCGACTACTCACCATACTAAGCATCGCGCTGATGCTTGTATTTTCTAGCCAAGTGTTAGCCAAACACGCCAAACTTGTAGAGTTGGAAAAGTCACTTGCCAATCATAAAGGGCAGGTGATTTATTTGGATTTTTGGGCGTCGTGGTGCATCCCTTGTAAAGCGTCTTTCCCTTGGATGAATGAGATGCAGCAAAAATATCAGTCTCAGGGATTAAAAATCATTACCGTCAATTTAGATGCCGACAAAGCACATGCCTTGGCATTTTTGCAGGAGCATCCGGCGGATTTTGATGTTATTTACGACCCAAATGGCAAAATTGCTCGCCATTTTAAGTTGCCGGGCATGCCAAGCAGCATGATATTTAATCGCGCCGGTGAACTAGTAGAAACCCATGTAGGCTTTACCGAAGAGAAAAAAGTGAAATATCAGCAGTCGCTTAGTCGATTGTTAATGGAACAGTAA
- a CDS encoding TonB-dependent receptor, which translates to MNFSRLLFCTPFYTFMIGLSSQAYAQQDQTLETITVTASGIERQLAKLSSNLTVLGQDVLREVNHQHINQVMSRVPGAWVSRGNGQEHLTALRSPVLTGGGGCGAFFMAQDGISLRGLGFCNINQLFDTNALQAQRVEVLRGPASTLYGSNAVHGVINVITPDPLSNQAGELGLTLGPHDYQQAKFSVSHQQGEHGVMAYGNASHDGGYKDDSGFEQQKLTLIHQFQGENWSIKNVISGANLAQDTAGFIRGFEAYKEQSRKRENPNPEAYRDSQSMRAYSLIDYRPSEHEVVNITPYIRWTDMEFLQHFLPWQPVEENSQNGAGVKLSYQQVQQTFSWIAGVDIDHTQGELTEFQAEPFAPHLPAGFHYDYEVDATVIAPYAKAFWQVADRLELSAGVRYEYTDYDYQNNLSDGSACAPEVTNCRYTRPSSQQVSFNETSFEVGASYQLAPNHRVYSQYSQGYRAPQATELFRLQAGQTVANLAPETSDGIELGMRGQTSGLFYDVSLFAMEKEQVIFQDANRQNVNNGETSHRGLEFLLRYQLPKNFFVQANGTLANHTYEADLTLSRVNIKGNEIDTAPQHMGSVQLGWQSPDDKQVVLEWQHMGNYFVNPENTADYEGHNLINLRASAPVATNLTLAAQWLNITDQDYAERADFGFGQYRYFVGEPRSLFVSLRYRFD; encoded by the coding sequence TTGAATTTTTCTCGCTTATTGTTTTGCACACCTTTCTATACTTTTATGATTGGTCTTTCTTCGCAGGCCTATGCCCAACAAGACCAAACACTTGAAACCATTACCGTAACGGCGTCTGGCATTGAACGACAGCTGGCAAAATTGAGCAGTAATTTAACGGTGCTTGGTCAAGATGTCTTGCGAGAGGTGAATCACCAACACATTAACCAAGTGATGTCTCGCGTGCCTGGCGCTTGGGTGAGTCGAGGAAATGGGCAAGAGCATTTAACCGCATTGCGCTCTCCTGTGCTTACCGGCGGTGGTGGTTGTGGCGCATTTTTTATGGCGCAAGATGGTATTTCGTTGCGCGGTTTGGGGTTTTGCAATATCAACCAATTGTTCGATACCAATGCGTTGCAAGCACAGCGTGTTGAGGTACTGCGTGGGCCAGCCAGCACGCTTTATGGCTCAAATGCGGTACATGGTGTAATTAATGTTATTACCCCAGATCCTTTGTCGAACCAGGCTGGTGAGCTTGGCCTTACGTTAGGTCCTCACGATTACCAACAAGCTAAGTTCAGTGTCAGCCATCAACAAGGTGAACATGGTGTAATGGCTTATGGCAATGCCAGCCATGACGGTGGTTACAAGGATGACAGCGGCTTTGAACAGCAAAAGCTAACGCTTATTCATCAATTTCAAGGTGAAAATTGGTCGATAAAAAATGTCATATCAGGTGCTAACTTAGCGCAAGACACCGCTGGTTTTATTCGGGGCTTTGAAGCGTACAAAGAACAATCTCGCAAACGTGAAAACCCAAATCCTGAAGCTTATCGCGACAGTCAAAGTATGCGAGCCTACTCGCTTATCGACTATCGACCAAGTGAGCATGAAGTGGTTAACATCACCCCTTATATTCGTTGGACTGATATGGAATTTTTGCAACATTTTCTGCCGTGGCAGCCTGTTGAAGAAAATAGCCAAAATGGGGCAGGTGTAAAGCTCAGTTATCAACAAGTACAGCAAACGTTTAGTTGGATAGCTGGGGTAGATATCGACCATACTCAGGGTGAACTTACCGAGTTTCAAGCAGAGCCCTTTGCACCGCACTTACCCGCTGGTTTTCACTATGATTATGAAGTCGATGCCACGGTAATTGCCCCTTATGCGAAAGCATTTTGGCAAGTGGCAGACCGATTAGAGCTATCGGCTGGTGTGCGCTACGAATACACAGATTATGACTACCAAAATAACTTGAGTGATGGCAGCGCTTGCGCACCAGAGGTGACGAATTGTCGGTATACGCGCCCAAGTTCACAGCAAGTTAGCTTTAATGAAACTTCTTTTGAAGTGGGAGCAAGTTATCAGTTAGCACCCAACCATCGAGTTTACAGCCAGTATTCACAAGGTTACCGTGCACCACAAGCAACGGAGCTTTTTCGCCTGCAAGCGGGACAAACCGTTGCGAATTTAGCGCCAGAAACATCAGATGGCATTGAGCTTGGCATGCGTGGCCAAACAAGTGGGCTGTTTTATGATGTGTCGTTATTTGCGATGGAGAAAGAGCAGGTCATTTTTCAAGATGCTAATCGCCAAAACGTTAATAACGGTGAAACGAGCCATCGTGGTTTAGAGTTCTTGTTGCGTTACCAATTGCCTAAAAACTTTTTTGTGCAAGCCAATGGCACCTTAGCCAACCATACGTATGAGGCTGACCTGACGTTAAGTCGGGTGAACATTAAAGGAAATGAAATAGATACAGCACCGCAACACATGGGCAGTGTTCAATTGGGCTGGCAATCACCTGACGACAAACAAGTGGTGCTTGAGTGGCAACATATGGGGAATTATTTTGTTAATCCTGAAAACACGGCAGACTATGAAGGCCACAACTTGATTAACCTTCGTGCCAGTGCGCCAGTTGCAACGAATTTAACCTTAGCAGCACAATGGCTTAATATAACGGATCAAGATTATGCTGAACGCGCTGACTTTGGCTTTGGTCAATACCGCTACTTTGTTGGTGAGCCGCGTTCGCTCTTTGTCTCACTTAGATACCGTTTTGATTAA
- a CDS encoding RidA family protein yields MKKTITALVTAMSMLVAIPSFASQANDIQFLNSKPSNKALPFSEAVKVGNTLYLSGQIGWNAASGKLATGGFEGEAHQVMKNIQTTLTKHGYQMSDVVKCLVMLTDIKQFKSFNQVYTQYFSAPYPARSAFAVSELALGSLVEVECIAAVSGN; encoded by the coding sequence ATGAAAAAAACGATCACTGCACTAGTGACTGCGATGAGTATGTTAGTCGCAATACCTTCTTTTGCATCACAAGCAAACGACATTCAGTTCTTAAACAGCAAACCAAGTAATAAAGCCCTACCATTTTCGGAAGCAGTGAAAGTTGGCAACACACTCTATCTTTCTGGGCAAATTGGCTGGAATGCAGCTAGCGGAAAGTTAGCAACGGGTGGCTTTGAGGGCGAAGCACATCAGGTAATGAAAAACATTCAAACGACATTAACTAAACACGGCTACCAAATGTCGGACGTTGTAAAGTGTTTAGTCATGCTGACTGACATCAAACAATTCAAATCATTTAACCAAGTTTACACACAGTATTTCAGTGCACCATATCCTGCACGTAGCGCGTTTGCAGTAAGCGAATTAGCGCTTGGCTCTTTAGTTGAAGTGGAATGTATTGCAGCGGTTAGTGGCAACTAA
- a CDS encoding substrate-binding periplasmic protein produces the protein MKHLFFILLIITSTCGLATANQVEVVSEHWPPFIVHQKGLAHQSTHKVTGQVTRNVREILHLAELDYSLTIYPWARSFHLATNKPNVLIYSIFKNEQRAPKFHWFCPIYPSTPIKAYKLANNDADVHSLEALKSAVVGVMRGDNSYKYLLDKGFEEDTHLDVSANEEINLLKLITGKIDVVIQSEQALRYRLKQLNASHLTIVEGLTLHPIKQTEHCMALSQGTDEKIIDKIDKAFKQWLVAQNS, from the coding sequence ATGAAGCATTTATTTTTCATCTTACTAATCATTACCAGTACCTGTGGACTCGCAACTGCTAACCAAGTAGAAGTAGTTTCTGAACATTGGCCACCATTTATTGTTCATCAGAAAGGTCTTGCGCACCAGTCAACGCATAAAGTCACAGGCCAAGTAACCCGCAATGTCCGTGAAATTTTACATCTGGCGGAACTTGATTATTCTTTAACCATTTACCCATGGGCACGAAGCTTTCATTTGGCAACCAATAAACCAAATGTACTGATTTATTCAATTTTTAAAAATGAACAAAGAGCACCTAAGTTTCATTGGTTCTGTCCTATTTACCCATCCACACCAATTAAAGCCTACAAATTAGCCAATAACGACGCTGACGTTCACTCACTTGAGGCATTGAAGTCTGCCGTTGTTGGTGTGATGCGCGGTGACAATAGCTACAAGTATCTACTCGACAAGGGATTTGAAGAAGATACGCATTTGGATGTTTCTGCCAATGAAGAGATTAATTTGTTAAAGCTTATTACTGGCAAAATTGATGTAGTAATACAGTCAGAGCAAGCATTGCGTTATCGATTGAAACAGCTTAACGCCAGCCACCTAACGATTGTTGAAGGACTTACTCTGCACCCCATAAAACAAACAGAGCATTGTATGGCGCTGAGCCAAGGCACAGATGAAAAGATTATTGATAAAATCGATAAAGCTTTTAAGCAATGGTTAGTTGCACAGAACTCCTAA
- a CDS encoding formate/nitrite transporter family protein produces MAYLEPKEFATKMVDAGEQKIFMSTKDTFIRAFMAGAILALAAFFAITVISKTGNPLLGAVLFPVGFIMLYLMKFDLLTGVFTLVPLAIIDKRPGCTMKELWRNWGLVFCGNFAGALMVAFFASFILTYGYQIDGGAVAEKVSTIGESRTLGYKEQGILGWFTIFIRGMLCNWMVSMGVVGAMISTSAGSKMAAMWMPIMLFFYMAFEHSIVNMFLFPFSMIMGGEFTVVDYLVWNEIPTALGNLAGGFLLVGLPLYLTHVKTSKERKASAVAEKPSMAAL; encoded by the coding sequence ATGGCTTATTTAGAACCCAAAGAGTTCGCGACCAAAATGGTCGACGCTGGCGAACAAAAAATATTTATGTCCACTAAAGACACCTTTATCCGTGCATTTATGGCGGGAGCAATCTTAGCGCTGGCTGCCTTTTTTGCGATCACAGTGATCAGTAAAACCGGTAACCCGCTACTTGGTGCTGTGCTATTCCCTGTCGGCTTTATTATGTTGTATTTAATGAAGTTTGATCTACTTACAGGGGTATTTACTTTAGTGCCATTGGCAATTATTGATAAGCGACCTGGCTGTACTATGAAAGAGTTGTGGCGTAACTGGGGTTTAGTATTTTGCGGTAACTTTGCTGGCGCATTAATGGTTGCCTTCTTTGCTTCCTTTATCCTCACTTATGGCTATCAAATAGATGGTGGCGCTGTTGCAGAAAAGGTTAGCACCATCGGTGAATCGCGAACCTTAGGCTACAAAGAGCAAGGAATTTTAGGTTGGTTCACTATTTTCATTCGCGGCATGCTATGTAACTGGATGGTTTCGATGGGTGTTGTTGGCGCAATGATTTCAACATCAGCAGGCAGTAAAATGGCGGCGATGTGGATGCCAATTATGCTGTTCTTCTACATGGCGTTCGAACATTCAATTGTCAACATGTTCCTATTCCCATTCTCAATGATCATGGGTGGTGAATTCACGGTTGTTGATTACTTGGTATGGAATGAAATTCCAACTGCGCTAGGTAACTTAGCTGGTGGTTTCTTACTTGTGGGCTTACCGCTTTACTTAACTCATGTGAAAACCAGTAAAGAAAGAAAAGCCTCAGCAGTAGCAGAAAAGCCTAGTATGGCAGCGTTGTAA
- a CDS encoding bifunctional protein-serine/threonine kinase/phosphatase has protein sequence MNTFEQSSPRLDSHLKVRLENQSNVSLRLAIGEFSDSGSKPINQDFHGAIQSPEPQLSLKGNAVALADGISSSDVSQIASETAVKTFLHDYFCTSDAWSVKTAGLKVLASINGWLHAQNQQREYRLNPDKGLVCTFSGIVFKASTAHIFHIGDSRIYRIRGQALEQLTKAHRGWLSSEQSYLSKALGINHSLALDYQALELAVDDIFLLCTDGIFEYCNTGSILCQLAEHKNDLPQAAKAIGQHALANGSDDNLTVQIVKVEQLPQKLTSMMQAQLDELQLPPLLSPRQEFDGYLIMREIYASSRSHVYLAKDIATGQQCTIKIPSFELRENAEYLERFLMEEWVARRINSAYVMKAQLQQRSRNYLYTVSEYIEGVTLSQWLIDHPTPNLANVREIIEQIAKGLMALHRLEILHQDLRPENIMIDHTGTVKIIDFGGVRVAGIVEAKSARQKDDMQGTALYMAPEYFVGEPVSALSDQFSLAMIAYHMLSNRFAYGTQVAKLDTHAAQRRLVYQSVLDDKRAIPAWVDYALRKALQPTPEKRYEQLSEFIHDLSNPNPQFMRQARAPLIERNPLKFWKGLSFILATSVFGLLIYIEHVTR, from the coding sequence GTGAATACTTTTGAGCAATCAAGTCCTCGATTAGATAGTCATTTAAAAGTGCGGTTAGAAAACCAGTCAAACGTTAGTCTTCGCCTAGCCATAGGGGAGTTTAGCGATAGTGGCTCTAAACCCATAAACCAAGATTTTCACGGTGCTATTCAATCACCAGAGCCACAGCTAAGTTTGAAGGGCAATGCCGTTGCACTTGCTGACGGTATTAGCTCTAGCGATGTTAGCCAAATTGCCAGTGAAACAGCGGTAAAAACCTTTCTTCATGACTACTTTTGTACGTCTGACGCGTGGTCGGTGAAAACTGCTGGTCTTAAAGTACTTGCCTCAATTAACGGCTGGCTTCACGCACAAAATCAGCAAAGAGAATATCGATTAAATCCCGATAAAGGATTGGTTTGTACCTTCAGTGGCATTGTATTTAAAGCCTCAACCGCGCACATATTTCACATTGGCGATAGCAGAATTTACCGCATTAGAGGCCAAGCATTAGAGCAGTTGACCAAAGCTCACCGTGGCTGGCTCTCTAGCGAACAAAGCTATTTAAGCAAAGCGTTAGGTATTAACCACTCATTAGCGCTAGATTACCAAGCACTTGAATTAGCCGTTGACGATATATTTTTGCTCTGTACTGATGGCATATTTGAGTATTGCAATACCGGGTCGATTCTCTGCCAGCTTGCTGAGCATAAAAACGATTTACCACAAGCGGCTAAGGCTATCGGCCAGCACGCACTTGCCAATGGCAGCGACGACAACCTTACGGTACAGATTGTCAAAGTAGAACAACTGCCACAAAAACTTACCTCAATGATGCAGGCTCAGCTTGATGAACTGCAACTTCCTCCTTTGCTATCACCAAGACAAGAGTTTGATGGCTATTTGATTATGCGAGAAATCTACGCCAGCAGCCGCAGCCACGTTTATTTGGCCAAAGACATTGCGACAGGCCAACAATGCACAATTAAAATTCCCTCGTTCGAGCTTAGAGAAAACGCTGAATATCTTGAGCGATTTTTAATGGAAGAATGGGTTGCTCGGCGCATCAACAGTGCTTATGTCATGAAAGCACAATTGCAACAACGTTCACGCAACTACCTTTATACCGTATCTGAGTACATTGAAGGTGTGACATTGAGCCAATGGCTGATTGACCACCCAACTCCAAACTTAGCGAATGTACGCGAGATTATTGAGCAAATTGCTAAGGGTTTAATGGCATTACATCGCCTTGAAATTCTGCACCAAGACCTTCGCCCTGAAAACATTATGATAGATCACACAGGGACGGTGAAAATCATCGACTTTGGTGGCGTTAGGGTCGCTGGCATTGTTGAAGCAAAATCAGCAAGGCAAAAAGATGATATGCAAGGTACCGCTTTGTATATGGCACCAGAATATTTTGTAGGCGAGCCAGTCAGTGCACTTAGCGATCAATTTTCGTTAGCCATGATTGCTTATCACATGCTAAGTAACCGCTTTGCCTATGGCACACAAGTTGCCAAACTCGACACGCACGCCGCGCAGCGGCGTTTAGTTTACCAAAGCGTACTTGACGACAAGCGTGCTATTCCAGCTTGGGTTGATTACGCTTTGCGCAAAGCACTGCAACCGACGCCAGAAAAGCGCTACGAGCAGCTCTCAGAATTTATCCATGACCTGAGTAACCCTAACCCTCAATTTATGCGTCAAGCGCGTGCACCGCTGATAGAGCGCAATCCGCTGAAATTTTGGAAAGGGTTGTCATTTATTTTGGCAACAAGTGTCTTTGGCTTGCTTATCTATATTGAGCACGTCACCCGTTGA
- the cynS gene encoding cyanase: MITSREEVTAMIVAHKVQTNIKWSDVAAAIGLSKEWTTAACLGQMTFTKAQAEQVGEIFGLSDEAIAWLQIVPYKGSLPTAVPTDPLIYRWYEVVNVYGSTIKELIHEEFGDGIMSAIDFSMDIQREENPAGDRVNVVLSGKFLPYKTY; encoded by the coding sequence ATGATCACAAGTAGAGAAGAAGTTACCGCAATGATAGTCGCGCACAAAGTGCAAACTAACATCAAATGGAGTGATGTAGCGGCTGCGATAGGCCTTTCGAAAGAATGGACAACCGCAGCATGCTTAGGACAAATGACCTTTACCAAAGCGCAAGCAGAGCAAGTAGGTGAGATATTCGGGCTAAGTGACGAAGCCATTGCTTGGCTGCAAATTGTTCCATACAAAGGTTCTTTACCAACCGCTGTGCCAACAGATCCTTTAATCTATCGCTGGTATGAGGTTGTTAATGTTTATGGCAGTACCATTAAAGAGCTAATTCATGAAGAGTTTGGCGACGGTATTATGAGCGCGATTGACTTTTCGATGGATATTCAACGGGAAGAAAACCCTGCTGGCGATCGTGTCAATGTTGTTTTATCGGGCAAATTCCTGCCGTATAAAACCTATTAA
- a CDS encoding Crp/Fnr family transcriptional regulator, with protein MPYQALKQLLSPIVTMDDSLWDAWYAITKPVTIAAGEQVLSAGEKQTHFYIIKQGVVRFFYISPDGKEWNKAFFKEGDPIGSLSAYLTDSRSQFTVEAIEPCTLYKIAIDDFNRLIKAHPKIMGFLNNLTIKLFTRNEQREGILLTGNAEERYQWLMANEAWLIDRQIPQYHIASYLSMDAVSLSRLKRKNSAN; from the coding sequence ATGCCGTACCAAGCCTTGAAACAACTGCTTAGCCCTATTGTCACTATGGATGACAGTTTATGGGATGCGTGGTACGCAATCACCAAGCCGGTGACCATAGCAGCGGGTGAACAAGTACTTTCGGCTGGTGAAAAGCAGACCCACTTTTATATTATCAAACAAGGTGTGGTGCGCTTTTTCTATATTTCTCCCGACGGCAAAGAGTGGAATAAAGCGTTTTTTAAAGAAGGCGACCCGATTGGCTCGTTGTCGGCCTATTTAACTGACTCACGCAGTCAATTTACCGTTGAAGCAATAGAGCCTTGCACGCTATATAAAATTGCGATTGATGACTTTAATCGCCTGATCAAAGCACACCCCAAAATTATGGGATTTCTAAACAATCTCACGATTAAGTTATTTACCAGAAATGAGCAACGTGAAGGAATTTTGCTAACGGGCAATGCGGAAGAGCGTTATCAATGGCTGATGGCAAATGAAGCTTGGCTAATTGACAGGCAAATTCCGCAATATCACATTGCCTCATACCTGAGTATGGATGCGGTTTCCCTATCACGCCTTAAGCGTAAAAATAGCGCAAATTAA
- a CDS encoding AMP-binding protein: MSHSASPAPIDMPSVYHLLQHVCQQQPSAKAFTLIKQLAPELVDETVSYQTFFDNLHRTIRLIRHHVGLSEDSSQRPVVSFLLPNISEAQYILWAAESCGIANPLNPLLSVDALTVLMDKAETDIIFALGPNPRTDFWQKAQAAAAKSARDIKLVPVVFPADEAPAFSAQLSDFDAAPLPQQWLPIQTDVAAYFHTGGTTGSPKLVVQSQANHLATANAFVEAMQASEKDTLINGLPVFHVAGALVLGLGGLAAGIHTVFPTMAGFRDPQVIKQYWQLVERYQATLGGAIPTSVAALTSVPIDSDISSLRYLLSGGASLPESVGQDITKLTGLELYQIYGMTETSGVIAMPHLDAPSKLLSAGYKAAGMEIAIDELAPDSDGVGEICVRGPMVFENYLGVSESPLTDGWFRTGDLGYLDDEGSLFITGRSKDLIIRSGHNIDPVVIESCLEEHPAVSLAAAVSKPDAYAGELPVVYVQLHEGADVSIEELMAHAKQHIDEPPAQPKAITLLDALPLTAVGKIQKTELRALAAASAVKEQLAEHEPSVAVDITAKMLSCGKVSLDVSTSESSESLAQTCHHLAESLNLEINF, encoded by the coding sequence ATGTCACATTCCGCATCACCAGCACCGATTGATATGCCAAGCGTTTATCATTTATTGCAACACGTCTGTCAGCAACAGCCTAGCGCTAAAGCATTCACCTTAATTAAACAGTTAGCGCCAGAGCTAGTCGACGAAACCGTTAGTTATCAAACATTTTTTGATAATCTACATCGCACCATCAGATTAATTCGCCATCATGTTGGCCTCTCTGAAGACAGCAGCCAGCGCCCTGTGGTTTCTTTCTTATTGCCGAATATTTCCGAAGCTCAATATATTCTATGGGCAGCGGAAAGTTGTGGCATTGCTAACCCACTAAACCCACTGCTAAGTGTTGATGCACTCACCGTGTTAATGGACAAAGCAGAAACCGATATTATTTTTGCATTAGGGCCAAATCCTCGAACGGATTTTTGGCAAAAGGCACAAGCTGCCGCCGCAAAATCTGCTCGCGATATTAAACTCGTCCCCGTAGTATTTCCTGCTGACGAAGCCCCTGCATTTAGTGCTCAGCTAAGCGATTTTGACGCGGCTCCGTTACCTCAGCAGTGGCTGCCAATACAAACTGATGTTGCGGCCTATTTTCATACTGGCGGAACAACCGGCTCGCCTAAGTTAGTAGTGCAAAGCCAAGCAAACCATTTAGCCACAGCCAATGCTTTTGTTGAAGCGATGCAGGCAAGTGAAAAAGACACGTTAATTAATGGTTTACCTGTGTTTCATGTTGCTGGCGCGCTTGTGCTTGGCCTCGGCGGTTTGGCGGCCGGTATTCATACTGTATTTCCGACCATGGCTGGATTTAGAGATCCGCAAGTTATCAAACAGTACTGGCAGTTGGTTGAGCGTTATCAAGCAACGCTAGGTGGGGCAATTCCAACTTCTGTTGCAGCGCTAACTAGCGTGCCAATCGACAGCGATATTAGCTCATTGCGCTACTTACTTTCAGGCGGCGCTTCACTGCCAGAGAGTGTTGGTCAAGACATCACTAAACTGACTGGCCTTGAGTTGTATCAAATCTATGGCATGACCGAAACTTCAGGCGTAATTGCCATGCCGCATTTAGATGCACCCTCTAAGTTGTTGAGCGCAGGCTACAAAGCCGCTGGAATGGAAATTGCCATTGATGAGCTAGCGCCTGATTCGGATGGTGTCGGCGAGATATGTGTACGTGGCCCTATGGTTTTTGAAAACTACCTTGGCGTTTCCGAATCTCCGCTCACTGACGGTTGGTTTAGAACCGGTGATTTGGGGTATTTAGACGACGAAGGTAGTTTATTTATTACTGGCCGTTCTAAAGATTTGATTATTCGCAGTGGCCACAATATTGACCCTGTGGTGATTGAAAGTTGTTTAGAGGAACACCCAGCGGTATCACTGGCAGCAGCCGTAAGTAAACCAGATGCCTATGCTGGTGAATTGCCTGTGGTATACGTGCAATTGCATGAGGGAGCAGATGTCAGTATTGAGGAATTAATGGCACATGCTAAACAACATATTGATGAGCCACCGGCACAGCCAAAGGCGATTACTTTGCTTGATGCATTACCACTAACGGCAGTGGGTAAAATTCAAAAAACGGAATTGCGCGCATTGGCTGCTGCATCAGCGGTAAAAGAACAGTTGGCAGAGCATGAGCCGAGTGTTGCTGTTGATATTACGGCGAAAATGCTGAGCTGCGGTAAAGTGTCGTTAGATGTTTCAACATCTGAGTCTAGCGAGTCTTTAGCCCAAACATGCCATCATTTAGCGGAAAGCTTAAACCTTGAAATTAACTTCTAA